Proteins encoded within one genomic window of Salifodinibacter halophilus:
- a CDS encoding NAD(P)/FAD-dependent oxidoreductase yields the protein MDANLRTTAPGVYAAGDVTGKYLFTHVAEYQGRLALRNALFPLGSRADYRVVPRATFTDPEVARVGLTEPEA from the coding sequence GTGGACGCCAACCTGCGCACCACCGCCCCGGGCGTCTACGCCGCGGGCGATGTGACCGGCAAGTACCTCTTCACGCATGTGGCCGAGTATCAGGGGCGGCTGGCGCTCAGGAACGCCCTCTTCCCCCTGGGCAGCCGGGCGGACTACCGGGTGGTGCCCCGGGCCACCTTCACCGACCCGGAAGTCGCGCGCGTGGGGCTTACGGAGCCCGAAGCCC